Sequence from the bacterium genome:
CACTACTGGCGATTTGTGGCCGCGTTGCTGCTCATGTGCTTCGTCGCCTTCGCGACGTACCTCTTCTGGCCGAGCGCGCCGCCCTGGTACCAGCTCCATGAGGTCGTGAAAATCAACGACCGCACGGTGGCGGCGCTGTGGAACAACCAGTATTTCGTGTCGGAGATCTACAACAGCTTCAATCCCAACAGGTTCGCCGCCTTCCCCTCACTGCATGCGGCGTTCCCGGCGCTGGCCGCGGTGTATGCGTGGTCGAGATATCGCGCGCTCGCGGTCGGCCTGATCGCATGGACCGTGGCGGTGATGCTGTCGATCGTCTATCTCGGCGAGCACTACCTGGTCGACGCGCTGGACGGGTTCCTTTACGTCGCCGCGGCCGTGCTCATCGTCGAGGCTTTCAACCGCCGGCGGACCCGCCGGACGCCGCGAGTCGCTCCGCCTACGCCTGCCAGACCTTCCGCATGATCGTTCGGGCGAGCTTGTCGGGGTCGTGGTGTGAGGGCACTCT
This genomic interval carries:
- a CDS encoding phosphatase PAP2 family protein codes for the protein MRRPRLILLGSVLYLALIFGVMLWRGISIEPEWVVLALLVIAIALGRGRTFIADWTPFLLLFFAYEAMRGFASKTGFAPHDLSGLERALFGGTIPTLTLQHAFYRPGVVGWQDAVAMFFYFMHFPLPIVVGFVFWINSREHYWRFVAALLLMCFVAFATYLFWPSAPPWYQLHEVVKINDRTVAALWNNQYFVSEIYNSFNPNRFAAFPSLHAAFPALAAVYAWSRYRALAVGLIAWTVAVMLSIVYLGEHYLVDALDGFLYVAAAVLIVEAFNRRRTRRTPRVAPPTPARPSA